Proteins encoded in a region of the Chryseobacterium piperi genome:
- the lepA gene encoding translation elongation factor 4 produces MKNIRNFCIIAHIDHGKSTLADRLLEYTNTVTQRELQSQTLDDMDLEKERGITIKSHAIQMDYEYKGEKYILNLIDTPGHVDFSYEVSRSIAACEGALLIVDAAQSIQAQTISNLYLALENDLEIIPILNKIDLPSANPEEVTDEIVGLLGCKPEDVLRVSGKTGEGVHDLLEQIVNRIPAPVGNPDGPLQALIFDSVYNPFRGIEAYFKVVNGSISKNEKIKFFATGKEYGADEVGTLKLKQVPKKKIECGDVGYIISGIKDAREVKVGDTITSFENPAAEAIDGFEEVKPMVFAGIYPIDSEDFEELRFSLEKLRLNDASLVFEPESSAALGFGFRCGFLGMLHMEIVQERLDREFNMNVITTVPNVSYHGYSKKDPETAILINNPSEMMDPSILDRVEEPFIKASIITKSDFVGPVMTLCIEKRGEIVNQSYLTADRVELTFNMPLAEVVFDFYDRLKSISKGYASFDYTPIGMRSSKLVKMDILINGDMVDALSSLIHESNAYYIGKKMCEKLRELIPRQQFDIAVQAALGAKVIARETIKALRKDVTAKCYGGDISRKRKLLEKQKEGKKKMKQIGRVEVPQSAFMAVLKLND; encoded by the coding sequence ATGAAAAACATACGAAATTTTTGCATAATCGCTCATATTGACCACGGTAAAAGTACTTTGGCAGATCGTTTATTGGAGTATACCAATACTGTTACCCAAAGAGAATTACAGTCTCAGACCCTGGATGATATGGATTTGGAGAAAGAACGTGGGATTACCATTAAGTCTCACGCGATCCAGATGGATTATGAATATAAAGGGGAAAAATATATTTTAAACCTGATCGATACCCCTGGGCACGTAGATTTTTCCTACGAAGTTTCCAGATCAATTGCTGCCTGTGAAGGAGCGCTTCTTATTGTAGATGCTGCACAGAGTATTCAGGCGCAAACTATTAGTAATCTTTACTTAGCATTGGAGAATGACTTGGAAATCATTCCTATTCTTAATAAAATAGATCTTCCATCTGCAAATCCTGAGGAAGTAACTGATGAAATCGTTGGTCTTTTAGGGTGTAAACCTGAAGATGTATTGAGAGTATCAGGAAAAACAGGAGAAGGAGTTCATGATTTATTGGAGCAAATTGTCAACAGAATTCCAGCTCCGGTTGGAAATCCTGATGGGCCGTTACAGGCTTTGATTTTCGATTCTGTTTATAATCCTTTTAGGGGAATTGAAGCTTATTTTAAAGTTGTTAATGGAAGTATTTCCAAAAATGAAAAAATTAAGTTTTTTGCAACAGGAAAAGAGTATGGTGCTGACGAAGTTGGTACTTTAAAGCTGAAACAAGTTCCTAAGAAGAAGATTGAATGTGGTGATGTAGGCTATATCATTTCTGGGATAAAAGATGCCAGAGAGGTAAAAGTAGGAGATACTATTACTTCGTTTGAAAATCCGGCTGCTGAGGCAATCGATGGATTTGAGGAAGTAAAACCGATGGTTTTCGCCGGAATTTATCCTATTGATTCTGAAGATTTTGAAGAATTAAGGTTTTCATTAGAGAAACTAAGATTGAATGATGCTTCTTTAGTTTTTGAACCGGAAAGTTCTGCAGCTCTTGGATTTGGTTTCCGATGTGGATTCCTGGGAATGCTTCACATGGAAATTGTACAGGAACGCTTAGATAGAGAGTTCAATATGAATGTTATTACTACGGTACCTAACGTTTCTTATCATGGGTATTCTAAAAAAGATCCTGAGACCGCAATTTTAATTAATAACCCATCAGAAATGATGGATCCAAGCATTCTTGACAGAGTAGAAGAGCCATTTATTAAAGCCTCTATTATTACAAAATCTGATTTTGTTGGACCGGTTATGACGCTTTGTATTGAAAAAAGAGGCGAAATTGTTAACCAAAGTTATTTAACAGCAGATAGAGTTGAATTGACATTCAATATGCCACTGGCAGAAGTTGTATTTGATTTTTATGACCGCCTTAAATCGATCTCGAAAGGATATGCTTCATTTGACTATACTCCAATCGGAATGCGTTCTTCTAAATTGGTGAAAATGGACATCCTTATCAATGGAGATATGGTAGATGCGCTTTCTTCATTAATTCACGAAAGTAATGCATATTACATTGGTAAAAAGATGTGTGAGAAGCTTCGTGAGCTGATTCCTAGACAACAGTTTGATATTGCAGTACAGGCTGCTTTGGGGGCTAAGGTAATTGCCAGAGAGACCATTAAGGCATTAAGAAAAGATGTTACTGCAAAATGTTACGGAGGGGATATTTCCAGAAAACGCAAATTATTGGAAAAACAGAAAGAGGGTAAGAAGAAAATGAAACAGATTGGTAGGGTAGAAGTACCACAGTCTGCATTCATGGCTGTATTGAAACTCAACGATTAA
- a CDS encoding IS1182 family transposase: MLSTSKVVFKDYTPKENLLFPPNLSELIDERHPVKIVSNIIDGLDIKSLIKTYKPGGTSCYHPKMLLKVLIYGYLSNIYSSRKMEQALKENIHFMWLSAMSRPDHNTLNRFRSERLKGEIKAIFTQIVLLLEKEGLVSLKTTFVDGTKIEANANRYTFVWGRAVKKHKERIAEQLEELWNYAETVAKDELENTESIDFKEVDSEKVTQTIEKINEVLKDKKVASKVRQKLNYAKKNWADNLEKYKKQQELLEDRNSYSKTDTDATFMRMKEDHMRNGQLKPAYNLQISTHRQFILHYSIHPNPTDTKTLATHLLGFEESYHKAPKELVADAGYGSEENYNLLKSKKIKAYVKYNYFRKDQKSGQITTSQNNPKLAKIREKVFKLLNTSKGIKLRKQRCHDVEPVFAELKHNKNFKRFMLRGKNKVEVEIGILAIAHNLKKMSKAA; the protein is encoded by the coding sequence GTGTTAAGTACGTCAAAAGTAGTCTTTAAAGATTACACCCCCAAAGAAAATCTGCTTTTTCCTCCCAATTTATCGGAGTTGATTGATGAGCGACATCCTGTGAAAATTGTTTCAAACATTATTGATGGCTTGGATATCAAAAGCTTAATTAAAACCTACAAACCTGGCGGAACATCTTGCTACCACCCGAAAATGCTTTTGAAAGTTTTGATTTATGGCTATTTAAGCAATATCTATTCAAGCCGCAAAATGGAGCAGGCCTTGAAAGAAAACATCCATTTTATGTGGCTCTCTGCAATGAGCCGTCCCGATCATAACACCTTAAACAGGTTCCGTAGTGAACGATTGAAAGGTGAGATTAAAGCTATTTTCACACAAATTGTTCTTCTTTTGGAAAAGGAAGGTTTGGTAAGTCTGAAAACCACTTTTGTAGATGGCACCAAGATAGAAGCCAATGCCAATCGCTATACTTTTGTTTGGGGAAGAGCTGTCAAAAAACACAAAGAAAGGATTGCAGAGCAATTAGAAGAGCTTTGGAACTATGCAGAAACAGTTGCCAAAGACGAGCTTGAAAATACAGAAAGTATTGATTTTAAAGAAGTAGATTCTGAAAAAGTAACTCAAACCATCGAAAAGATCAATGAAGTTTTGAAAGATAAAAAAGTAGCTTCAAAAGTTCGTCAGAAACTGAATTATGCTAAGAAAAACTGGGCAGATAATTTAGAGAAATATAAAAAACAGCAAGAATTATTAGAAGATAGAAATTCCTATTCCAAAACCGATACAGACGCTACTTTTATGCGAATGAAGGAGGATCATATGCGAAACGGACAACTAAAACCCGCTTACAATCTACAAATTTCTACCCATAGACAATTCATTTTACATTATTCAATTCATCCCAACCCAACAGACACCAAAACATTAGCGACTCATTTACTGGGTTTTGAAGAAAGCTATCATAAAGCTCCCAAAGAGCTTGTTGCTGATGCTGGTTATGGCTCAGAAGAAAATTACAACTTGTTAAAATCTAAGAAAATAAAAGCTTATGTTAAATATAATTACTTCAGAAAAGATCAGAAATCGGGACAAATAACCACTTCACAAAACAATCCTAAATTGGCAAAAATCAGAGAAAAGGTTTTCAAACTTCTTAATACCAGCAAGGGCATCAAACTCAGAAAACAAAGATGCCATGATGTTGAACCTGTTTTTGCAGAGCTCAAACACAACAAAAATTTTAAACGATTCATGCTTCGGGGAAAAAATAAAGTCGAGGTAGAAATCGGCATACTCGCAATTGCCCACAATCTAAAGAAAATGTCAAAAGCAGCCTAA
- a CDS encoding DUF1579 domain-containing protein produces MSKESTGSDATTWKPIDSATATKAWMAYATPGDMHKMLAKYGGNWTGETTMWMEEGGKPMKSTSECSNKMIFDGRYQMSNYKGNFMGMPFEGMSIMGYDNAKKKFVSTWIDNMGTGIMKAEGEWNASKKSIEFKGTATDPSRPDKDCEMREVYTFTDDNNHTLEMYGPDWKTGKEMKTMEIKFTRKK; encoded by the coding sequence ATGAGTAAAGAATCAACAGGATCAGACGCTACAACATGGAAACCTATAGATTCTGCAACTGCTACAAAAGCCTGGATGGCCTATGCTACTCCCGGAGACATGCACAAAATGTTAGCCAAATATGGTGGCAACTGGACTGGAGAAACCACCATGTGGATGGAAGAAGGCGGGAAACCAATGAAAAGCACTTCCGAATGTTCAAATAAAATGATTTTTGACGGACGCTACCAGATGAGCAATTACAAAGGAAATTTTATGGGAATGCCTTTTGAGGGAATGAGCATCATGGGCTATGATAATGCTAAGAAAAAGTTTGTAAGTACCTGGATCGATAATATGGGAACCGGAATTATGAAAGCAGAAGGAGAATGGAATGCTTCCAAAAAATCAATTGAATTCAAGGGTACAGCTACTGATCCTTCCCGTCCCGATAAAGATTGTGAAATGAGAGAGGTTTATACTTTCACCGATGATAATAATCACACTTTAGAAATGTATGGCCCCGACTGGAAAACCGGAAAAGAAATGAAAACGATGGAAATCAAATTCACCCGTAAGAAATAA
- a CDS encoding NUDIX hydrolase encodes MQNIKVAVDAVIFGYFDKKDLQILLIKRKIDPFKGGWAIPGGLVLDDENLDDAVKRELYEEAGIKPDFLEQLYTFGNVGRDPRNRVVSVAYLGLVNPSYHELFADSDAEDAQWFSVNQLPELAFDHHNIIDLALKRLRTKIQYQPIGFNLLNEEFPFSDLENLYKTIIGQEIDRRNFRKKIMSYGLLNETNNVKKEGSGRPGKLFTFNQEKYKELEDQGFYFEIK; translated from the coding sequence ATGCAGAATATAAAGGTTGCAGTGGACGCTGTTATATTTGGATACTTTGATAAGAAAGATCTTCAGATTCTTTTAATAAAAAGGAAAATAGATCCTTTTAAAGGCGGGTGGGCAATACCCGGAGGGTTGGTCCTTGATGATGAAAATCTGGATGATGCGGTAAAAAGAGAACTGTATGAAGAGGCGGGGATTAAACCTGATTTTCTCGAACAACTTTATACTTTTGGTAATGTGGGTAGGGATCCTAGAAACAGAGTGGTTTCTGTGGCCTATCTGGGGCTTGTGAACCCATCATACCATGAGTTATTTGCGGATTCTGATGCAGAAGATGCCCAATGGTTTAGTGTGAACCAATTGCCTGAACTGGCTTTTGATCATCACAATATTATAGATCTTGCCCTAAAAAGACTTCGTACGAAAATTCAATATCAACCGATCGGTTTCAATCTTCTGAACGAAGAATTCCCTTTTTCAGATCTTGAAAACCTATACAAAACCATTATCGGACAGGAAATAGACCGCAGAAATTTTAGAAAGAAGATCATGAGCTACGGGCTTCTCAATGAAACCAATAATGTAAAAAAAGAAGGGAGTGGAAGGCCTGGAAAGCTTTTTACATTCAATCAGGAGAAGTATAAAGAGTTGGAAGACCAGGGATTTTATTTTGAAATTAAATAA
- a CDS encoding SPFH domain-containing protein: MTYVLHFKNGNIVKEGRGLSFFYFAPNSSIVAIPMGSNDLPFIFNENTFDYQTVKIQGQISYKITDLKALSNTLDFTVNESGVYKKNDIEKLNQRIINLAQTSTSSFIHGMSLKDAIRSAKKIEENILEGLKESETVQTMGIEILEASILAVQTTPEMARALETETREKLQQQADEAIYERRNFAVE; this comes from the coding sequence ATGACTTACGTACTTCATTTTAAAAATGGAAATATCGTAAAAGAGGGACGGGGCCTATCATTCTTCTATTTTGCTCCAAACAGTTCTATTGTAGCAATTCCTATGGGGAGTAATGATCTGCCATTTATTTTTAATGAAAATACCTTTGACTATCAAACGGTAAAAATACAAGGTCAGATCAGCTATAAAATTACTGATCTGAAGGCACTCTCAAATACATTAGACTTTACTGTTAATGAATCTGGAGTATACAAGAAAAATGATATTGAAAAGCTCAATCAAAGAATCATCAACCTTGCTCAGACTTCCACTTCTTCTTTTATTCATGGAATGAGTCTCAAAGATGCCATTCGTTCTGCTAAAAAAATTGAAGAAAATATTCTGGAAGGTCTTAAGGAATCAGAAACAGTGCAAACTATGGGGATAGAGATTTTAGAAGCCAGCATTTTAGCAGTTCAAACCACTCCGGAAATGGCGAGAGCATTAGAGACGGAAACGAGAGAGAAACTACAGCAGCAGGCAGATGAAGCCATTTATGAAAGACGAAATTTTGCTGTAGAGTAG
- a CDS encoding diacylglycerol kinase catalytic domain-containing protein, giving the protein MKPEYAIIIKNKTRLEFLIERFNTKAQAQFYIESSGGDFQEYVIEHENFHQVFMEIQTKLSKVIKNKVLEREFVPSYIFSEKNLTVVIGQDGLVANVAKYSRNIPIVAINPDEARYDDILLPFNVKNFLKGVNRVINESFSSKKMRFAEVVLNDGQKLLAVNDLFIGISSHSSARYKILLNGKEEMHSSSGIIVSTKTGSTGWLSSIFNMAYGILGSKKLKYPKLNDDDLYFAVREPFKSIRTQTEICGGTIKKGNKLIIESLMPNNGFIFSDGIEQDFLQFNSGTTAEIRLSDEEAVLVIN; this is encoded by the coding sequence ATGAAACCAGAATATGCCATTATCATTAAGAATAAAACGAGACTGGAATTTCTGATCGAGAGGTTTAATACCAAAGCTCAGGCTCAGTTTTATATTGAAAGCTCCGGAGGAGATTTTCAGGAATATGTCATCGAACATGAAAACTTCCATCAGGTTTTTATGGAGATTCAGACAAAGCTATCCAAAGTGATTAAAAATAAAGTGTTGGAAAGAGAGTTTGTTCCCTCTTATATTTTCTCTGAAAAGAACCTGACTGTGGTAATCGGACAGGACGGACTGGTGGCTAATGTTGCCAAGTATTCCAGAAATATACCTATAGTAGCGATCAATCCCGACGAAGCTAGATATGATGATATATTGCTGCCTTTCAATGTGAAAAACTTTCTCAAAGGGGTAAATAGAGTTATTAACGAAAGTTTTAGTTCAAAAAAAATGAGATTTGCAGAAGTTGTTTTGAATGATGGACAAAAGCTGTTGGCAGTTAATGACCTTTTCATAGGGATATCTTCACATAGTTCTGCAAGGTATAAGATCTTATTGAATGGAAAGGAAGAAATGCATTCTTCAAGTGGAATCATTGTTTCTACCAAAACCGGAAGTACAGGTTGGCTTAGCTCAATCTTTAATATGGCTTACGGAATTTTAGGATCAAAAAAACTTAAATACCCGAAACTGAATGATGATGATTTATATTTTGCCGTAAGAGAGCCTTTCAAAAGTATCCGGACACAAACCGAGATTTGTGGAGGAACTATAAAAAAAGGGAATAAGCTGATCATCGAATCATTAATGCCAAATAATGGTTTTATATTTAGTGATGGAATCGAGCAGGATTTTCTGCAGTTTAACAGCGGAACGACAGCAGAAATCAGGTTATCAGATGAAGAAGCGGTTTTGGTAATAAATTAA
- a CDS encoding macro domain-containing protein, which produces MIQYLKGDAICPKTEGNKIIAHICNDMGGWGKGFVLAISKKWKDPEKEYRNWYKSGINFSLEEIQLINVGSELWIVNMIGQHKVNTNSEGIPPIRYEAVEECLRKLSAEAIDLKSSVHMPRIGCGLAGGKWEEIEPIIERTL; this is translated from the coding sequence ATGATACAATATTTGAAAGGTGACGCGATATGTCCCAAAACTGAAGGAAATAAAATTATTGCACATATTTGTAATGACATGGGAGGCTGGGGAAAAGGCTTTGTATTGGCTATTTCTAAAAAATGGAAGGATCCCGAAAAAGAATACAGAAATTGGTATAAATCAGGTATTAATTTCAGTCTTGAGGAAATCCAGCTAATTAATGTAGGATCAGAACTATGGATTGTAAATATGATAGGACAACATAAAGTAAATACCAATTCTGAAGGAATTCCTCCAATTAGATATGAAGCTGTAGAAGAGTGTTTGAGAAAACTAAGTGCCGAGGCTATAGATCTAAAGTCTAGCGTTCATATGCCCAGAATTGGTTGTGGTTTGGCTGGTGGAAAATGGGAAGAAATCGAACCAATCATTGAAAGGACATTGTAA
- a CDS encoding DUF2971 domain-containing protein, with product MKVYKYRSIEGDVFKRDFETIRSNCFYSSNYSMLNDPFDIYFKEELSRVINILKILFPYKEVDNFENQLKEVLNFKEEIGVYCLSTDFLNEQLWAYYASSYSGYCIEYDLDKLIDKGQNVDFEYQFPIDYKDNIPTLVIDDIIDLQNNFIQKMFATKKSAWKHEEEFRLIFSKYGLKKFHESAITGIYFGVKTPEVIKESFYGLFENRNVKFYEVFPSNFKLEYRLLKEFKKRKKYDINKFDFEILRTRANQWEETFDIYYKGNEKGELEIKEFVLAFREEYCIKENSLTLFNNKEILSLIDSYSLTDEEYIKYADSIITIISGEEVEICNPFKDSKYNEIKKQ from the coding sequence ATGAAAGTATATAAATATAGATCAATAGAAGGAGATGTTTTTAAAAGAGATTTTGAAACTATTAGAAGCAATTGTTTTTATTCATCTAATTATAGCATGCTGAATGATCCTTTTGATATTTACTTTAAAGAAGAATTATCTCGGGTTATAAATATTTTAAAGATTTTATTTCCTTACAAAGAAGTGGACAATTTTGAAAATCAACTTAAAGAAGTATTAAATTTTAAAGAAGAAATAGGTGTTTACTGTTTAAGCACAGATTTTTTAAATGAACAATTATGGGCATATTATGCGAGTTCTTATTCAGGATATTGCATTGAATATGATTTAGATAAATTGATAGATAAAGGGCAAAATGTTGATTTTGAATATCAATTTCCAATTGATTATAAGGATAATATTCCAACATTAGTTATTGATGATATTATAGATTTACAGAATAACTTTATTCAAAAAATGTTTGCTACTAAAAAATCGGCGTGGAAACATGAAGAAGAATTTAGATTAATTTTTAGTAAATATGGTTTGAAAAAATTTCACGAATCAGCAATTACTGGAATTTATTTTGGTGTTAAAACCCCAGAAGTAATAAAAGAATCCTTTTATGGTCTCTTTGAAAATAGAAATGTAAAATTTTATGAGGTATTTCCCTCCAATTTCAAACTGGAATATAGATTACTTAAAGAATTTAAGAAAAGAAAGAAATATGATATCAATAAATTTGACTTTGAAATACTTAGAACAAGAGCAAATCAATGGGAGGAAACTTTTGATATATATTATAAAGGGAATGAAAAAGGTGAATTAGAGATAAAGGAGTTTGTTTTAGCTTTTAGAGAAGAATATTGTATAAAAGAGAACAGTTTGACTTTATTCAATAATAAAGAAATTTTAAGTCTAATAGATTCTTACTCTTTAACGGATGAAGAATATATCAAATATGCAGATTCAATTATAACTATTATTAGTGGTGAAGAGGTAGAAATTTGTAATCCATTTAAAGATTCAAAATATAATGAAATCAAGAAACAATGA
- a CDS encoding SIR2 family NAD-dependent protein deacylase, with protein sequence MKKLTILSGAGISAESGIKTFRDGDGLWENHNVTDVASPEGWQKDRALVLEFYNQRRRQLHEVVPNDAHKLLADLEQYFDVQIITQNIDDLHERAGSTHILHIHGELFKSCSSNNKNIVYEQKGDINLGDKAEDGAQLRPFIVWFGEDVPLYHTAREKVREADILIVIGTSLQVYPAAGLIHDIKDDCLLIVINPNETEFGYGQRAVVMKESATRGMKLLFDKLVNMA encoded by the coding sequence ATGAAAAAATTAACCATATTAAGTGGTGCCGGAATCAGCGCCGAAAGCGGAATAAAAACTTTCAGGGACGGAGATGGTCTCTGGGAAAACCATAATGTAACAGATGTAGCAAGTCCTGAAGGGTGGCAAAAAGACAGGGCTTTAGTTCTGGAGTTTTATAATCAGCGTCGCCGTCAGCTCCATGAAGTGGTACCTAATGATGCCCATAAACTATTGGCTGATTTAGAGCAGTATTTTGACGTACAAATTATTACCCAGAATATAGATGACCTTCATGAGAGAGCAGGGTCGACTCATATTCTTCACATCCATGGGGAATTGTTTAAGTCTTGCTCCAGTAATAATAAAAACATTGTTTACGAGCAAAAGGGAGATATCAACCTTGGTGATAAAGCCGAAGACGGAGCCCAGTTAAGGCCATTTATCGTTTGGTTTGGAGAAGATGTTCCTTTATATCATACGGCAAGAGAAAAGGTAAGGGAAGCAGATATTTTAATCGTTATCGGAACCTCCTTGCAGGTATACCCGGCAGCAGGATTGATTCATGATATCAAAGATGACTGCCTGTTGATTGTGATTAATCCTAATGAAACGGAATTCGGATACGGACAAAGAGCCGTGGTGATGAAGGAAAGTGCTACTAGAGGGATGAAACTATTGTTTGATAAATTAGTAAACATGGCGTAA